The Lysobacter sp. HDW10 genome window below encodes:
- the murB gene encoding UDP-N-acetylmuramate dehydrogenase: MRSGFRVSRHASLKALNTFGIDVAAEKLVDVEDLLALEAALDAHESQDLFLLGSGSNVVFVSPPNAVMRILDNRVTCETSEDGYYRVRCAAGKPWHDFVMHTLEHHWYGLENLALIPGTVGASPVQNIGAYGVEIMDRILQVDAWDRQRRMPVSFLHDACDFSYRDSRFKHEPDRYFITHVEFKLSAQPRLVLDYAGIRDELQDAGISAPAPMDVARAVIRQRTRKLPDPAVIGNAGSFFKNPILSTAFADALAAEYPDMPVNRTGQPGSKKLSAAWLIENAGMKGYTRGHAGVSDRHALVLVNHGGASGIEIVQVARDVAEAVEAKFGVPLHPEPRLIGGEW; encoded by the coding sequence ATGAGATCAGGTTTTCGCGTCAGTCGTCATGCATCACTGAAAGCCCTGAATACGTTTGGGATTGATGTCGCCGCTGAAAAGCTCGTCGACGTCGAAGATCTGTTAGCGCTTGAAGCCGCGTTGGACGCGCACGAATCGCAAGATCTATTCCTGCTCGGCTCGGGAAGCAATGTGGTGTTTGTTTCACCGCCCAACGCGGTGATGCGCATTCTGGATAACCGCGTGACCTGCGAGACCAGTGAAGACGGTTACTACCGCGTGCGTTGCGCCGCAGGCAAGCCGTGGCATGACTTCGTGATGCACACCTTGGAGCACCACTGGTACGGCCTTGAAAATCTCGCCTTGATTCCAGGCACGGTGGGTGCATCGCCCGTTCAAAATATCGGCGCGTACGGCGTTGAAATTATGGACAGAATCTTGCAAGTCGATGCTTGGGATCGTCAACGGCGCATGCCCGTGTCCTTTCTGCATGACGCGTGCGATTTCAGTTACCGCGACAGTCGTTTCAAGCACGAACCGGATCGCTATTTCATTACGCACGTCGAGTTCAAGCTCAGTGCACAACCGCGATTGGTCTTGGACTATGCGGGCATTCGCGACGAACTTCAAGACGCGGGTATTTCAGCACCCGCACCTATGGACGTTGCGCGCGCTGTCATTCGTCAACGCACGCGTAAATTGCCGGACCCTGCTGTGATCGGAAATGCAGGCAGTTTCTTCAAGAATCCGATTCTGAGCACCGCGTTTGCCGATGCTCTTGCTGCGGAGTATCCAGACATGCCGGTCAATCGTACGGGGCAGCCGGGCTCGAAAAAGCTGTCTGCTGCTTGGCTGATTGAAAACGCCGGCATGAAGGGGTACACGCGTGGGCATGCGGGCGTGTCCGACCGACATGCACTTGTCCTCGTGAACCATGGCGGCGCCAGCGGTATTGAGATCGTGCAAGTCGCACGTGATGTCGCCGAAGCCGTCGAGGCAAAATTCGGTGTCCCGCTGCATCCCGAACCTCGCCTGATCGGCGGTGAATGGTAG